A window of the Dyadobacter pollutisoli genome harbors these coding sequences:
- a CDS encoding S8 family serine peptidase — MKWKNLYHSIPLLILFSATVNGQVARDYKVLLRSGSFTPERNVSGIEKGINLRTSGGVKRFVIIQFENIPTQEERGQLKKEGIELLDYIPNYAYTATIANQGSQGILARMKGRSVIELSPEQKMQPGLANGRIPVHAVKSPGTVDVWINYPRTFSFEEVRDGLKEQNFELISDQYKAYQVVALRIPTERLKELASQPYIQYVQAIPQADKGFNNKSTSNARANILHSSTPGGRNLTGEGVVVGVGDDANPLQHIDINSRIINRNSTEIGAHGVHVMGTLGGAGIMNERFSGYAPKATIVAQSFSNILAYSPQYVQDFGMVITNNSYGGDVNNCETFGVYDLYSSILDQQALQLPSLQHVFAAGNNGSTTCSPFALGFGTVLAGYQTAKNILSVGNTSETSVIANSSSRGPVRDGRIKPEVCAQGSGVMSTIPVNLYGNSGGTSMSSPAVAGGLTLLYQRYRQLNGNANPKNGLMKALICNGATDKGNDGPDYKYGFGWMNLLRSIKMLEAQSYTSDVVSNLGKKDINIAIPANTAQLKVMLYWNDPAGGILSSQNLVHNLDLQVTNPSSKVILPRLLDPTPSKVNNVAGTGVDNVNNIEQVVINSPVEGNYKISVLGTSVAQNPEQEYFIVYDIIPNSLTLTYPIGNERLKDGDAININWDAFGNTTSTFTVQYRLKNGNPWTTIGNNLIAGTHQLAWTIPAATTSDSVRVKVIQNSTGAESISDIFTVVGIPTVTLSSLQCEGYISIDWTAVTGSTDYEVMILKGNEMVSAGTTAGNNFVLGGLSKDSTYLLSVRARLNGHPGRRALAISRKPDNGTCVGTISDHDLKIESILTPTGSGRTNSSSQLSNAIFVKIRIKNLDDVDSNDPVDVGLELNGSSIPVETITPFIEKGKSYDHTFSVGANMFNVGDYKLKVYIHKSNDPVSKNDTLVKTFRQLPNDPISLPFLDDMEYLPVQTVVTNQIGLQGDGRYDFSATSDAGRVRTFVNTGLANSGQRALTLDANRYFSGGNTNYLDATFNLSNYNIAGSDIRLNFSYKNHGQKSNVNNKVWIRGKDTDPWIEAYDLFANQKIAQEGYKTPAGIEVSSLLSANGKDFSSSFQVRMGQWGRMITADYSAGAGYTFDDIKIFTVTDDIQMLSLVQPAAANCGLGNSESIIVQIRNSSARDIANVPVNYRLGNGAIIQDTIPSIAKRTTISYTFTDKADLSALGERQIKIWAALETDSYHDNDSVYLELYNAPVISSFPYIENFEANNGFWYSRGTNSSWQYGTPVSAVIKTAASGSKVWKTNLAGSHNDKEESYLYSPCFEVTGLVAPTLSFSVVLDLEVCDPTPCDFVYVEYSGNGGSWTRLGVQGQGTNWYNKTYAGAGAWSIQDYIRWHVASVPLPTGLTNLKIRFVLVSDSFTHREGIALDDIHIYDKASIIYDEATMALPVSQNVNGGKNWVHFKQNGKLVASINPNNQNLGNTAVQTYINTSGVRNANSEYYLNRNFTIKPANINLADSATVRLYFLETESEALIAATGCAICGKPETAYELGVSKYRHTDVSKEDGSIANSTEGGWSFIPASELDIVPYDKGYYTEFKIKNFSEFWLSKKFVGNSGALPVELVSFNARKKPGEGSDKDVLLEWETSSEENFDHFDIELAVGNEAYRVNDFTKIGEILGGSGSKSNRSYTFMDTDNLKSGARYYRLKMVDNDSTYAYSRVRPVVFEEQKEWNVYPNPSAGVFYIMYQADIGREVSLHVYDLNGHIFQSTKSLATGFLQKQKIDLSGSQFVQGKYVLEVVNGKNKQVFQMLKD; from the coding sequence ATGAAATGGAAAAACCTCTATCATTCGATACCCTTACTTATACTTTTTTCGGCGACAGTAAACGGGCAGGTCGCCCGGGATTATAAGGTACTGCTGCGAAGCGGTTCATTTACGCCGGAAAGGAATGTTTCAGGGATAGAAAAAGGCATTAACCTCAGAACATCCGGGGGCGTCAAGCGATTTGTGATCATACAATTTGAAAACATACCTACACAAGAGGAGAGAGGCCAGTTAAAAAAGGAAGGTATTGAACTGCTGGACTACATTCCTAACTACGCTTACACCGCAACAATTGCTAATCAGGGGAGCCAGGGCATACTGGCCAGAATGAAGGGGAGGTCAGTTATTGAGCTTTCGCCGGAACAAAAAATGCAGCCGGGCCTGGCAAATGGCCGGATACCGGTACATGCAGTCAAAAGCCCGGGCACCGTAGATGTGTGGATCAACTATCCCCGAACATTTTCGTTTGAAGAAGTCAGGGACGGCCTCAAAGAACAGAATTTTGAATTGATTTCGGACCAATACAAAGCTTACCAGGTAGTAGCACTTCGCATTCCCACCGAAAGGCTTAAGGAACTCGCCAGCCAGCCATACATTCAATATGTGCAGGCGATACCTCAGGCAGACAAGGGCTTTAACAACAAAAGTACCTCGAATGCACGTGCTAATATTTTGCATTCTTCGACTCCGGGAGGAAGAAATTTGACTGGTGAAGGAGTGGTTGTGGGGGTTGGCGATGACGCCAATCCATTACAGCATATTGACATTAACAGTCGCATTATAAACAGGAATTCAACTGAGATAGGTGCGCACGGGGTGCATGTGATGGGAACGCTTGGCGGTGCTGGAATTATGAACGAAAGGTTTTCAGGATATGCGCCCAAAGCTACCATTGTCGCTCAAAGCTTTTCGAACATCCTCGCCTATTCGCCTCAATATGTTCAGGATTTTGGAATGGTGATCACCAACAATTCTTACGGCGGGGATGTCAACAACTGTGAAACTTTCGGGGTTTATGACCTTTATTCATCCATTCTGGATCAACAGGCTCTTCAATTACCCTCCTTACAGCACGTGTTCGCCGCCGGGAATAATGGGAGTACTACGTGTTCGCCTTTTGCACTAGGCTTTGGGACCGTACTAGCCGGCTACCAGACGGCTAAAAATATTCTTAGTGTTGGGAATACTTCGGAGACAAGTGTGATCGCCAATAGTTCAAGTAGAGGACCGGTACGTGATGGCCGTATCAAGCCCGAGGTATGTGCCCAAGGTTCGGGAGTAATGTCAACGATCCCTGTAAATCTGTACGGAAATAGTGGAGGAACAAGTATGTCGTCGCCCGCGGTGGCTGGTGGGCTTACGCTGTTGTATCAGCGCTACCGCCAGCTTAACGGGAATGCGAATCCGAAAAACGGTTTAATGAAGGCATTGATTTGTAATGGAGCGACCGATAAAGGCAACGACGGCCCGGATTACAAATATGGGTTCGGATGGATGAATCTTCTCCGTTCCATCAAAATGCTGGAAGCCCAGAGTTATACAAGCGATGTGGTTTCGAATCTTGGCAAAAAGGATATCAACATTGCTATACCTGCCAATACAGCCCAATTGAAGGTAATGCTGTACTGGAATGACCCGGCGGGAGGTATTTTATCGAGCCAGAACCTGGTTCATAACCTGGATCTGCAGGTGACCAATCCGTCCTCGAAAGTAATATTGCCACGGTTGCTGGACCCCACGCCTTCCAAAGTCAACAATGTAGCCGGTACTGGTGTTGATAACGTCAACAACATTGAACAAGTAGTGATTAACAGTCCCGTCGAGGGCAATTACAAGATTTCCGTACTGGGTACATCCGTAGCCCAGAATCCCGAACAGGAATATTTTATTGTTTATGACATCATTCCAAACTCGCTGACATTAACGTATCCTATTGGAAATGAGCGTCTCAAAGACGGTGATGCGATCAATATCAACTGGGACGCTTTTGGCAATACTACCAGTACATTTACTGTTCAGTACCGATTGAAAAACGGAAACCCCTGGACAACCATAGGAAATAACCTGATCGCCGGAACCCACCAGTTGGCATGGACGATACCGGCCGCCACGACATCGGATAGCGTCAGGGTGAAAGTGATACAGAACAGCACCGGAGCAGAAAGTATCAGCGATATATTTACTGTTGTGGGCATCCCGACGGTAACATTATCGAGCCTGCAGTGTGAGGGATACATTTCTATTGACTGGACGGCTGTGACCGGTTCGACGGATTATGAAGTAATGATCCTGAAAGGAAATGAGATGGTTTCTGCAGGTACTACCGCGGGCAACAATTTTGTTTTGGGAGGGCTCAGTAAGGACTCTACATACTTGCTTTCCGTACGAGCAAGACTGAACGGTCACCCTGGTAGGCGTGCGCTCGCGATTTCCCGTAAACCGGACAATGGAACCTGTGTTGGTACTATTTCGGACCATGACCTTAAAATCGAATCAATTCTGACGCCGACCGGCTCCGGGAGAACCAACAGTTCCTCTCAGCTTAGCAATGCAATTTTTGTCAAGATCAGGATCAAAAACCTGGACGATGTGGATTCCAATGACCCCGTGGATGTGGGTCTTGAATTGAATGGCAGCTCAATACCGGTGGAAACGATCACGCCTTTTATCGAAAAGGGAAAAAGCTACGACCATACATTCAGCGTTGGGGCTAATATGTTCAATGTGGGTGACTATAAGTTGAAAGTTTACATTCATAAAAGCAATGATCCGGTCAGCAAGAACGATACACTTGTTAAAACATTCCGACAGCTGCCCAATGATCCGATTTCACTACCATTTCTCGATGATATGGAATACCTGCCGGTGCAGACGGTGGTAACCAACCAGATTGGCCTGCAGGGTGACGGACGGTACGATTTTTCGGCGACCTCGGACGCGGGTCGTGTCAGGACTTTCGTAAATACAGGCCTTGCTAATTCAGGACAAAGGGCACTGACATTGGATGCAAACCGATATTTTTCCGGCGGTAATACCAATTATCTGGACGCTACTTTCAATCTTTCGAACTACAACATTGCGGGCAGCGACATCCGGCTGAATTTCAGTTATAAGAATCACGGACAAAAATCCAATGTAAATAATAAGGTATGGATCAGAGGGAAAGATACGGATCCGTGGATAGAAGCCTATGATCTTTTTGCCAATCAAAAAATAGCTCAGGAAGGTTACAAAACACCCGCTGGCATTGAAGTAAGTAGTTTGCTATCCGCAAATGGCAAGGATTTTTCGTCCAGCTTTCAGGTGCGGATGGGGCAATGGGGGAGGATGATCACCGCCGATTATTCTGCCGGCGCGGGCTATACTTTTGATGATATCAAAATATTTACGGTCACCGACGACATTCAGATGCTGAGCCTGGTGCAGCCCGCCGCCGCCAATTGCGGGCTTGGAAATTCAGAATCCATTATCGTCCAGATCCGGAACAGCTCGGCCAGGGACATTGCTAATGTGCCGGTTAACTACCGTCTTGGAAATGGTGCCATTATTCAGGATACGATCCCGTCCATTGCCAAGCGGACCACGATTTCTTACACATTTACGGATAAGGCAGACCTTTCGGCATTGGGAGAGCGGCAGATCAAGATTTGGGCTGCTTTGGAAACAGATAGTTACCACGATAACGACAGTGTTTATCTCGAATTGTACAATGCGCCAGTGATCAGCAGCTTTCCTTACATCGAGAATTTCGAGGCTAACAATGGTTTTTGGTATAGTAGAGGAACAAACAGTTCTTGGCAATATGGTACCCCGGTTTCGGCGGTGATCAAAACGGCGGCGAGTGGCAGTAAGGTCTGGAAAACCAATCTGGCCGGTTCTCACAACGATAAGGAAGAGTCCTATTTGTATTCGCCATGCTTCGAAGTGACCGGGCTGGTAGCACCTACATTGAGTTTCAGCGTTGTGTTGGACCTGGAAGTCTGCGATCCTACGCCTTGTGACTTTGTATACGTGGAATATTCCGGAAATGGCGGTTCATGGACACGGCTGGGGGTTCAAGGGCAAGGGACAAACTGGTATAACAAAACTTATGCGGGAGCCGGTGCGTGGAGTATCCAGGACTATATCCGCTGGCATGTGGCGAGCGTTCCGCTACCGACCGGTTTGACCAATCTCAAAATACGGTTTGTCCTGGTCTCTGACTCTTTCACTCATAGGGAGGGAATAGCGCTGGACGACATTCACATTTATGACAAAGCCAGTATTATTTACGACGAGGCGACGATGGCATTGCCGGTATCCCAAAATGTTAACGGAGGTAAAAACTGGGTGCATTTTAAGCAAAACGGAAAGCTGGTAGCGTCCATTAACCCAAATAACCAGAACCTGGGCAACACAGCTGTGCAGACCTACATTAATACCTCAGGCGTCAGAAATGCAAATAGCGAGTATTATCTCAACAGGAATTTCACTATCAAGCCGGCGAATATTAATCTTGCCGATTCTGCCACAGTAAGATTGTATTTCCTTGAAACAGAAAGCGAGGCTTTGATTGCGGCAACCGGTTGTGCTATTTGTGGAAAACCTGAAACGGCTTACGAACTGGGCGTCTCCAAGTATAGGCATACCGACGTAAGCAAGGAGGACGGCTCTATTGCAAACAGCACAGAAGGAGGTTGGAGTTTTATTCCGGCTTCAGAACTAGACATTGTGCCATACGACAAAGGGTATTATACTGAATTCAAGATCAAAAATTTCTCTGAGTTCTGGCTGTCTAAAAAATTCGTGGGTAACAGCGGTGCATTGCCTGTGGAACTGGTCAGTTTCAATGCAAGGAAAAAGCCGGGTGAAGGCTCAGATAAAGATGTGCTTTTGGAATGGGAAACGAGCTCAGAAGAGAATTTTGACCATTTCGACATTGAGCTGGCAGTGGGTAATGAGGCTTATCGGGTCAATGATTTTACCAAAATAGGGGAGATCTTAGGTGGTAGCGGTTCGAAAAGCAACCGGAGTTATACTTTCATGGATACCGACAATTTAAAATCCGGCGCACGCTACTACCGGTTAAAAATGGTGGATAACGATAGTACTTATGCTTATTCGAGAGTTAGACCAGTGGTTTTCGAGGAGCAGAAAGAGTGGAATGTTTATCCTAACCCGTCAGCTGGGGTCTTTTACATAATGTACCAGGCGGACATTGGAAGAGAGGTTTCACTGCATGTGTATGACTTGAATGGTCATATTTTTCAATCCACAAAATCATTAGCTACCGGCTTTTTGCAGAAACAAAAGATCGACCTGTCGGGCTCGCAGTTTGTACAGGGAAAGTATGTGCTGGAAGTTGTGAATGGAAAGAATAAGCAGGTATTTCAGATGTTGAAAGATTAG
- a CDS encoding nucleoside hydrolase: protein MMHRVLFALFLFTFSQVSAQIGGRAANSMILDTDIGPDYDDVGAMAVMHALADKGEIKPLAVISSNQNELVIPTIEILNTYFGRPDLPTGAPKGKAANFGAFQKWPEMLAAKYPHKIAKTSDAPDAVETYRKILAKQPDQSVTIVTVGFLTNLADLLDSKPDNNSQLSGASLVKKKVKQLVSMAGWFPQGREYNVLVDSVASAKVFAEWPTEIIFSGFEIGNEIRTGLRVIANESLVSPVKEVYAMAIPLGKNDAGGRMSWDQTAVLVGVRGVQPYFGLKRGKIILEGGNNKWQDDPMGPHAYLTPNMPVPQLTALIEGLMMWEGKK, encoded by the coding sequence ATGATGCATAGAGTTTTATTTGCCCTCTTTTTATTTACATTTTCGCAGGTATCAGCCCAAATCGGTGGCAGGGCTGCCAATTCAATGATCCTGGATACGGATATTGGTCCTGATTATGACGACGTAGGCGCGATGGCCGTCATGCACGCATTGGCTGATAAAGGTGAGATTAAGCCGCTGGCGGTAATTTCCTCCAACCAAAATGAATTGGTAATACCCACCATTGAAATACTAAATACATATTTCGGCAGGCCGGATTTACCCACCGGCGCTCCAAAAGGAAAAGCCGCCAACTTTGGCGCATTCCAGAAATGGCCGGAAATGCTGGCAGCTAAATACCCGCATAAAATAGCCAAAACATCTGACGCTCCTGACGCAGTCGAGACTTACCGGAAGATATTGGCCAAACAGCCTGATCAAAGTGTAACCATCGTAACAGTTGGCTTCCTTACCAATCTTGCAGATTTGCTGGACTCTAAGCCCGATAATAATTCGCAGCTTTCGGGTGCCAGCCTGGTCAAAAAGAAGGTAAAACAACTCGTTTCAATGGCTGGCTGGTTTCCACAAGGTCGCGAGTACAATGTGCTGGTGGATTCGGTGGCTTCCGCGAAAGTCTTTGCTGAATGGCCTACTGAAATCATTTTCAGCGGATTTGAAATTGGAAACGAAATCAGGACTGGTCTGCGGGTGATAGCTAACGAAAGCCTGGTCAGTCCGGTGAAGGAAGTATATGCCATGGCTATCCCACTGGGTAAAAATGACGCTGGCGGACGCATGAGCTGGGACCAGACTGCTGTACTGGTCGGCGTTCGGGGCGTTCAACCCTACTTTGGATTGAAGCGAGGAAAGATCATTTTAGAAGGCGGTAACAACAAATGGCAGGACGACCCAATGGGGCCGCACGCCTATCTGACTCCCAATATGCCAGTACCGCAGCTTACCGCGCTGATCGAAGGACTGATGATGTGGGAGGGAAAAAAGTGA
- a CDS encoding HpcH/HpaI aldolase family protein, whose translation MESPLTLLDKLKSGRNVYGTCITSTGPMWPATIKKTGVDFVFLDTEHVPLGRPELAVLCQQFRHLGITPIVRIPCPDPFLACQVIDGGAIGVVAPYLESVSQIQELVGATKYRPLKGKVLDGYLTGKIEMPEHIKKYVDKHNAGNICIANIESVPAMDKLDELLSAPGLDAVFIGPHDLSVSLGLPEQYDHPDFEKAVTYIIKTTRAKGLSIGIHFSLEPERQIQWMKVGANIVVHSFDIALFTQRLNEDLNKIRTAAGDGILKKDGSAMIV comes from the coding sequence ATGGAATCCCCTTTGACATTGCTTGACAAACTGAAAAGCGGCCGGAATGTTTACGGCACCTGCATTACTTCTACCGGGCCAATGTGGCCTGCTACTATCAAAAAAACCGGGGTGGATTTCGTATTTCTGGATACCGAGCATGTGCCACTGGGAAGGCCGGAGCTGGCCGTTTTATGTCAGCAATTCCGGCATCTGGGCATTACACCTATTGTCAGGATTCCTTGTCCGGATCCTTTTCTCGCTTGCCAGGTGATTGATGGCGGAGCAATTGGTGTGGTGGCGCCATACCTGGAATCGGTGAGTCAAATTCAGGAACTGGTAGGTGCTACCAAATACCGTCCGCTCAAAGGAAAGGTGCTTGACGGTTATCTGACAGGCAAAATCGAAATGCCTGAACACATTAAAAAGTATGTCGATAAGCACAATGCGGGCAACATCTGCATTGCCAACATTGAAAGTGTGCCGGCAATGGACAAGCTTGATGAATTGTTGTCTGCCCCCGGATTGGACGCTGTGTTTATCGGCCCACACGATTTGTCGGTAAGCCTGGGACTTCCTGAACAATATGACCATCCCGACTTCGAAAAGGCAGTTACTTACATTATTAAAACGACGCGTGCCAAAGGTCTTTCAATCGGCATTCACTTTTCACTGGAACCGGAAAGGCAGATACAATGGATGAAGGTAGGGGCGAATATCGTTGTCCATAGTTTTGATATTGCCCTTTTTACCCAAAGACTAAATGAAGACCTCAACAAAATCCGCACTGCAGCGGGCGATGGTATTCTGAAAAAAGACGGATCGGCAATGATTGTTTAA
- a CDS encoding acyltransferase family protein → MDNPSGTSSRLLSLDAMRGFTIAAMIMVNFPGSEEHVFPTLHHTKWNGLTFTDLIAPVFLYIVGVSIALAYSKKVGLPGSKADLYKKIVIRSVKIFAVGMFLNMLPNFHFSDLRYTGTLHRIAIVFLVCAFLFLNTNWKQQAYLGITILVLYWLALTLIPTPGEGQVILEPGRNIAAWIDQQFLPGKMWQGNWDPEGILSTFPSIVTGITGMLAGKLMISKFSPNEKSNYLMAAGLFSAAAGYFWGLAFPVNENLWTSSFVLVTSGFASMLLGALYFLIDILGKTKGIAPGVIFGANAITAYVLADIFALVFYLLPIGGQTINQHAVASMSEAGLDPRLASMLYAWFFVALNFIPAYVLYKRKIFIKL, encoded by the coding sequence ATGGACAATCCCTCCGGCACTTCTTCAAGATTGCTTTCATTGGACGCCATGCGTGGTTTTACCATAGCAGCGATGATCATGGTCAACTTCCCCGGCAGTGAGGAACACGTGTTCCCTACGCTGCACCACACCAAATGGAACGGGCTGACGTTTACAGACCTTATCGCCCCTGTATTTTTATACATTGTCGGCGTCTCCATTGCATTGGCATATTCCAAAAAAGTAGGGCTACCAGGCTCCAAAGCCGATCTTTACAAAAAGATCGTCATTCGTTCCGTCAAGATATTTGCAGTCGGTATGTTCCTGAACATGCTGCCCAACTTTCATTTTTCCGACTTGCGCTATACCGGCACATTGCATCGGATTGCCATCGTTTTTCTGGTTTGCGCCTTCCTGTTTCTCAATACCAACTGGAAACAGCAGGCATATCTCGGCATCACCATTCTCGTGCTTTACTGGCTCGCGCTCACCCTCATTCCTACACCAGGTGAAGGCCAGGTAATACTCGAACCTGGTCGGAACATTGCTGCATGGATCGATCAGCAATTTCTGCCCGGTAAAATGTGGCAGGGCAATTGGGACCCGGAAGGAATTCTCAGCACTTTCCCTTCCATTGTGACAGGTATAACCGGTATGCTGGCCGGAAAGCTGATGATCAGTAAGTTCAGCCCCAATGAAAAAAGTAACTACCTCATGGCTGCGGGCCTGTTTTCGGCTGCGGCAGGCTACTTCTGGGGACTGGCTTTCCCGGTAAATGAAAATCTCTGGACCAGTTCCTTCGTACTCGTTACCTCGGGTTTCGCTTCCATGCTGCTGGGTGCATTGTATTTTCTGATTGATATTTTGGGCAAAACCAAAGGCATTGCGCCGGGTGTCATTTTCGGGGCCAATGCCATTACCGCCTACGTACTGGCCGACATTTTTGCACTGGTTTTTTATCTGCTTCCAATCGGCGGGCAAACTATCAATCAGCATGCAGTGGCCTCAATGTCCGAAGCAGGCCTTGATCCGCGGCTGGCGAGTATGCTGTACGCCTGGTTTTTTGTTGCCCTTAATTTCATTCCGGCATATGTACTTTATAAAAGGAAAATATTCATCAAGCTTTAA
- a CDS encoding family 20 glycosylhydrolase has protein sequence MRKIIPYPLILLGLLFFAGCKKSGEISKEQAEKISVSWKLVSNFIEPEGSFEAKFTIKNGSDFTLDGSNWKLFFNMSPRPIHSNKVPQPAVVEHINGDWYKMVAAKDFKLAPGDSVVVTYTGTEGIIKETDAPMGLYFVFYDQEGKEKDIVQVADFTVEPFLTKEQILRGTRDLKQVPTPETRYKDNLAFTTLGADQLLKIIPSPVKMTSGAGTFTLTNKANVFYQEGLETEAKLLIEKLRAVTGTDFPIQKGLPQTASGPAIVLKTGAVNVNGIAKEAYKLNVDQNGVTIVGSDAAGVFYGVQSLLQLIPTESYIKKADSAILGYVQVEDAPRFHFRSMHLDVGRNFQTKESVKRVLDLLASYKINHFLFYTTEDEGWRLEIDGLPELTKVGAQRQHTSGMNASALHPGYGSGPVAYDKDKYGSGFYTKADFIEILKYANERHIKVIPEVNFPGHALAAIKSMEARYERLMKEGKEKEANEYRLIDPDDKSVYLSAQAYKNNVVCVARESVYHFYEKVVDEIGKMYKDAGLTMDTFHTGGDEVAEGTWTKSPMIDKLLKDHPELKGPKSLQTYFFRELLPRLEKRNLKVHGWEEVALTKTPAGAYLSNPEFVGHPVYPYIWNNVFDVDLGNRMANDGYQVILCNVTNFYFDMSYDNDPKEPGLYWAGFVGARDMWTFSPYNMFTTTEETAMGKPMKEEFVDKQLLKPAARKNVYGVESQLWSETIKGRDMMEYSILPKLLGFAESAWTERKWENVADDATRKKMINEGWNQFANSMAQTHLPRLKYLNGGYNYRIPMPGAVIENGELKANVEYPGLIIRYTMDGSEPTAASAVYSAPTKVSGTIKLKSFDLAGTASRTSVVTSK, from the coding sequence ATGCGCAAAATAATCCCTTACCCGCTGATCCTACTTGGTTTACTATTTTTTGCCGGTTGTAAAAAATCAGGTGAAATTTCCAAAGAACAGGCTGAGAAAATCAGTGTTTCATGGAAGCTGGTAAGCAACTTTATTGAGCCGGAAGGCAGTTTTGAAGCAAAATTCACCATTAAAAACGGAAGCGATTTCACATTGGACGGCAGTAACTGGAAACTGTTTTTCAACATGTCGCCACGGCCGATCCATTCCAATAAAGTACCTCAGCCTGCGGTGGTGGAACATATCAATGGAGATTGGTATAAAATGGTCGCCGCTAAAGATTTCAAACTGGCACCGGGCGATTCGGTGGTGGTGACTTATACCGGTACCGAGGGCATTATTAAGGAAACGGATGCGCCGATGGGCTTGTACTTTGTTTTTTATGATCAGGAAGGAAAAGAAAAAGATATTGTTCAGGTTGCAGATTTTACTGTTGAGCCATTTTTGACCAAGGAACAAATATTAAGGGGCACGAGGGATTTAAAGCAGGTTCCAACTCCCGAAACACGTTACAAGGATAACCTGGCATTCACTACTCTGGGTGCAGATCAGTTGTTGAAGATTATCCCAAGTCCGGTGAAAATGACTTCCGGTGCGGGAACATTTACATTGACCAATAAGGCGAATGTATTTTATCAGGAAGGCCTGGAAACGGAAGCGAAGTTGCTAATCGAGAAACTAAGAGCCGTAACAGGTACCGACTTTCCGATTCAAAAAGGGTTACCTCAAACCGCATCGGGACCTGCTATTGTATTGAAAACAGGGGCAGTGAATGTGAACGGGATTGCAAAGGAGGCTTACAAGCTGAATGTTGACCAGAATGGCGTAACCATCGTTGGTAGCGATGCGGCAGGTGTCTTTTATGGCGTCCAAAGCCTTTTACAACTAATACCGACAGAATCTTACATTAAAAAGGCCGACTCTGCGATCCTGGGATATGTGCAGGTGGAAGATGCGCCGCGGTTCCATTTCAGGAGCATGCATCTGGATGTAGGCCGTAATTTCCAGACAAAAGAATCTGTCAAACGGGTTTTGGATTTGCTGGCTTCTTACAAGATCAACCATTTTCTTTTTTATACTACCGAAGACGAGGGTTGGAGACTTGAAATCGATGGTCTGCCCGAGCTGACCAAAGTCGGTGCGCAAAGGCAGCACACTTCCGGCATGAATGCGTCTGCATTGCATCCCGGTTACGGATCAGGCCCGGTAGCATATGATAAGGATAAGTATGGAAGTGGATTTTACACGAAAGCCGATTTTATTGAAATTTTGAAGTATGCCAATGAGCGCCACATTAAGGTAATTCCGGAAGTGAACTTCCCCGGGCACGCATTGGCGGCGATCAAATCCATGGAAGCGCGTTATGAAAGGTTGATGAAAGAAGGGAAGGAAAAGGAGGCCAATGAATATCGTTTGATCGACCCGGACGACAAGTCAGTTTATCTGTCGGCCCAGGCTTATAAAAACAATGTGGTGTGTGTGGCGAGGGAATCGGTTTACCATTTTTATGAAAAGGTAGTAGACGAGATAGGCAAAATGTACAAAGATGCTGGTTTGACGATGGATACTTTCCACACCGGCGGCGACGAGGTAGCTGAGGGTACCTGGACAAAATCACCGATGATCGACAAGCTTTTGAAAGACCACCCGGAATTGAAAGGCCCGAAAAGTCTGCAGACTTACTTTTTCAGAGAGCTTTTGCCAAGATTGGAAAAAAGAAACCTGAAAGTGCATGGCTGGGAGGAAGTTGCATTGACCAAAACACCAGCTGGGGCTTACCTTTCGAATCCTGAGTTCGTAGGTCACCCTGTTTATCCATATATCTGGAACAACGTATTCGATGTGGACCTGGGCAACCGGATGGCGAATGACGGATACCAGGTGATCCTGTGTAATGTGACGAATTTTTACTTCGATATGTCTTACGACAATGATCCCAAAGAGCCTGGACTGTATTGGGCTGGGTTTGTAGGCGCGCGTGACATGTGGACTTTCTCGCCTTACAATATGTTCACAACCACCGAGGAGACGGCCATGGGTAAGCCCATGAAAGAGGAATTCGTTGACAAGCAATTGTTGAAACCGGCAGCAAGAAAGAATGTGTACGGCGTTGAATCGCAACTTTGGAGCGAGACGATCAAAGGCAGGGATATGATGGAATATTCAATTCTGCCCAAGTTGCTGGGATTTGCCGAAAGTGCCTGGACAGAGCGTAAATGGGAGAATGTAGCTGACGATGCTACCCGTAAAAAAATGATTAATGAGGGCTGGAACCAGTTTGCCAATTCAATGGCCCAGACGCATTTGCCAAGATTGAAATATCTGAATGGGGGCTATAACTATCGCATTCCGATGCCCGGGGCGGTGATTGAAAACGGTGAACTGAAAGCCAATGTTGAGTATCCTGGTCTGATTATCCGTTATACGATGGACGGCTCGGAACCAACGGCTGCATCGGCGGTTTATTCGGCCCCGACGAAAGTATCAGGAACGATCAAACTGAAAAGCTTTGATCTGGCCGGTACCGCAAGCCGAACCAGCGTAGTTACATCCAAATAA